From a single Streptomyces liliifuscus genomic region:
- a CDS encoding ATP-binding cassette domain-containing protein, whose protein sequence is MTGLAIAANGLRKSYGDKSVLDGVDVAVPEGTVFALLGPNGAGKTTAVKILSTLVSADSGTGDIRIGGHDLAADPQAVRAAIGVTGQFSAVDGLITGEENMLLMADLHHLSKQEGRQVTAELLERFDLVEAAKKPASTYSGGMKRRLDIAMTLVGNPRIIFLDEPTTGLDPRSRHNMWQIIRELVTGGVTVFLTTQYLEEADELADRIAVLNDGKIAAEGTAEELKRLIPGGHVRLRFDDPDTYQTAALALHEASRDDEALSLQIPSDGSQRELRSILDWLDTAGIEADELTVHTPDLDDVFFALTGPAGIPNQPKENVR, encoded by the coding sequence ATGACCGGCTTGGCCATCGCGGCGAACGGGCTGCGCAAGTCCTACGGCGACAAGAGCGTGCTCGACGGCGTCGACGTGGCCGTCCCCGAAGGAACGGTCTTCGCCCTGCTCGGCCCGAACGGCGCCGGCAAGACCACCGCCGTGAAGATCCTCTCCACCCTCGTCTCCGCCGACTCCGGCACCGGCGACATCCGCATCGGCGGCCACGACCTGGCCGCCGACCCCCAGGCGGTGCGGGCCGCGATCGGTGTCACCGGCCAGTTCTCCGCGGTCGACGGCCTGATCACCGGCGAGGAGAACATGCTCCTCATGGCGGACCTGCACCACCTCTCCAAGCAGGAGGGCCGACAGGTCACCGCCGAACTCCTGGAACGCTTCGACCTGGTGGAAGCCGCGAAGAAACCCGCCTCCACCTACTCCGGCGGCATGAAACGCCGCCTGGACATCGCCATGACCCTGGTCGGCAACCCCCGAATCATCTTCCTCGACGAACCCACCACCGGACTGGACCCACGCTCCCGCCACAACATGTGGCAGATCATCCGCGAACTCGTCACCGGCGGAGTGACCGTCTTCCTCACCACCCAGTACTTGGAGGAAGCGGACGAGCTCGCCGACCGCATCGCCGTCCTCAACGACGGCAAGATCGCCGCCGAGGGCACCGCCGAGGAACTCAAACGCCTCATCCCCGGCGGCCACGTACGACTGCGCTTCGACGACCCGGACACCTACCAGACCGCCGCCCTCGCCCTGCACGAGGCGAGCCGGGACGACGAGGCACTCTCGCTCCAGATCCCCAGCGACGGAAGCCAGCGCGAGTTGCGCTCCATCCTCGACTGGCTCGACACGGCCGGCATCGAGGCCGACGAACTCACCGTGCACACCCCCGACCTCGACGACGTGTTCTTCGCCCTGACCGGTCCGGCCGGCATCCCCAACCAGCCCAAGGAGAACGTCCGATGA
- a CDS encoding aldo/keto reductase: MRADDLVPLGRTGLQVSRLGLGLASLGGLFEPVPEEQAAATIDAAWELGVRLFDTAPVYGYGRSETRTGAALASRPRDAYVLCTKVGRLIEPGGPDTQPIWADPPAGVGPRLDYSYAGVLRSVEESLGRLGLDRIDVLHVHDPDEDFGAAVGEAYRALADLRAEGVVGAVSLGVNHAPVAARFLREAAAPGPDCVLLAGRYNLLDQSGLDELLPLCVERGVAVMAAGVYQSGLLADPRPGAPHGYTSVPSALAARIGALRRICTTFDVPPLAAAVRFPLAHPAITNVVIGARAPAEVAGTVSLFNHPVPGDFWTAVKAAGLLPEGAPTPA; the protein is encoded by the coding sequence ATGAGAGCCGACGACCTCGTACCACTGGGACGCACAGGACTTCAGGTCAGCCGACTCGGGCTGGGACTCGCTTCCCTGGGCGGCCTGTTCGAGCCGGTGCCCGAGGAACAGGCCGCCGCCACCATCGATGCCGCCTGGGAGTTGGGCGTACGACTCTTCGACACGGCTCCCGTGTACGGGTACGGGCGCTCGGAGACCCGTACGGGCGCGGCCCTCGCGTCACGCCCCCGGGACGCGTACGTGCTGTGCACCAAGGTGGGGCGGCTCATCGAGCCGGGCGGGCCGGACACCCAGCCGATCTGGGCGGACCCGCCGGCCGGGGTCGGGCCGCGGCTCGACTACTCGTACGCCGGGGTGCTGCGGTCGGTCGAGGAGAGCCTCGGGCGGTTGGGGCTCGACCGGATCGACGTCCTCCATGTCCATGATCCCGACGAGGACTTCGGGGCCGCGGTGGGCGAGGCGTATCGCGCGCTGGCCGATCTGCGGGCCGAGGGTGTCGTCGGGGCGGTCTCCCTCGGCGTCAACCACGCGCCCGTGGCGGCGCGCTTCCTGAGGGAGGCGGCCGCGCCCGGGCCCGACTGCGTGCTGCTGGCCGGGCGGTACAACCTGCTCGACCAGTCCGGGCTCGACGAGTTGCTGCCGCTGTGTGTCGAGCGGGGGGTGGCCGTCATGGCCGCGGGGGTCTATCAGTCCGGGTTGCTGGCCGATCCGCGGCCGGGGGCTCCGCACGGGTACACGTCTGTTCCGTCTGCCCTGGCCGCGCGTATCGGGGCGTTGAGGCGGATCTGCACGACCTTCGACGTTCCGCCCCTCGCGGCGGCCGTCCGGTTCCCGCTCGCCCATCCCGCGATCACGAACGTGGTCATCGGCGCCCGCGCCCCCGCGGAGGTGGCAGGAACCGTGTCCCTCTTCAACCACCCTGTTCCGGGGGACTTCTGGACGGCGGTGAAGGCGGCCGGCTTGCTCCCTGAGGGGGCGCCGACGCCGGCGTAG
- a CDS encoding YqeB family protein, translating to MEKSGPDPRDRTVAGPGEATVLAEPVWQLMLVCVGCGGVGGWLLTLLADLWLSLHWVPMKGPARLLTAVPDPWLTVGAVVVGLAVGLLLGFTAVYESLTVRISDSGVVLTVKDEDREFTHDEIALACRDGKQLVLVAPDGGELARENCGLPWRRLAEAFAAHGYDWGAPQRS from the coding sequence ATGGAGAAGAGCGGCCCGGATCCGCGGGACCGTACGGTGGCGGGACCGGGGGAGGCCACCGTGCTCGCGGAGCCGGTCTGGCAGCTCATGCTCGTCTGCGTGGGGTGCGGGGGCGTGGGCGGCTGGCTGCTCACGCTCCTGGCCGATCTTTGGCTGTCGCTGCACTGGGTGCCGATGAAGGGTCCGGCCCGGCTGCTGACCGCCGTCCCCGATCCCTGGCTCACCGTCGGCGCGGTCGTCGTGGGCCTCGCGGTGGGCCTGCTGCTCGGGTTCACCGCCGTGTACGAGTCCCTGACGGTCCGTATCTCCGACAGCGGTGTCGTCCTCACCGTCAAGGACGAGGACCGGGAGTTCACGCACGACGAGATCGCCCTGGCGTGCCGGGACGGCAAGCAGCTCGTGCTGGTCGCCCCGGACGGCGGGGAACTGGCCCGGGAGAACTGCGGCCTCCCCTGGCGCCGCCTCGCCGAGGCCTTCGCCGCGCACGGTTACGACTGGGGGGCGCCGCAGCGGTCCTGA
- a CDS encoding isopenicillin N synthase family dioxygenase, producing MSDATTPRIPTVDLRPWVSGDPAARGEIARTVDAALQSAGFLLVTGHGVDPALRTDIRGAARAFFRLPAEVKQAYAVKVGGRGWLGPGAEANAYSEGTSTPPDLKESLSFATHEPFDDPATNAEWYAPNVWPAEAPGLRALCEKYLARMAELENHLLDLLGASLGLEADFFTRHMSQPTYGFNINWYPGTEVVGEPEEGQFRIGPHTDFGTVTILDRQAGKGGLQVYTDEGGWEDAPFDPAAFTINIGDLMARWTGDRWRSGRHRVLPPPADAPAEELMSLVYFGECTPGTIVESVPAPVGRVAHEPVDSHTYLRAKLDSITVD from the coding sequence GTGAGTGACGCCACCACCCCCCGTATCCCGACCGTCGATCTGAGGCCCTGGGTCTCCGGCGACCCGGCGGCCCGCGGGGAGATCGCGCGTACGGTCGACGCGGCGCTCCAGAGTGCCGGCTTCCTCCTGGTCACCGGCCACGGCGTCGACCCCGCCCTCCGCACGGACATCCGCGGGGCCGCCCGCGCCTTCTTCCGGCTGCCCGCCGAGGTGAAGCAGGCGTACGCGGTCAAGGTCGGCGGCCGCGGCTGGCTCGGCCCGGGCGCCGAGGCCAACGCCTACTCGGAGGGCACCTCGACCCCGCCCGACCTCAAGGAGTCCCTGTCCTTCGCGACGCACGAGCCCTTCGACGACCCGGCGACGAACGCGGAGTGGTACGCGCCGAACGTCTGGCCCGCCGAGGCCCCCGGACTCCGGGCGCTGTGCGAGAAGTACCTGGCCAGGATGGCCGAGCTGGAGAACCACCTCCTGGACCTGCTGGGCGCGTCCCTCGGCCTCGAAGCCGACTTCTTCACCCGCCACATGAGCCAGCCGACCTACGGCTTCAACATCAACTGGTACCCGGGTACGGAGGTCGTCGGCGAGCCCGAGGAGGGCCAGTTCCGTATCGGCCCGCACACCGACTTCGGCACGGTCACCATCCTCGACCGCCAGGCGGGCAAGGGCGGACTGCAGGTCTACACGGACGAGGGCGGCTGGGAGGACGCCCCCTTCGACCCGGCGGCCTTCACCATCAACATCGGTGATCTGATGGCCCGTTGGACGGGAGACCGGTGGCGCTCCGGCCGTCACCGCGTGCTGCCGCCGCCCGCCGACGCCCCCGCCGAGGAGCTGATGTCCCTCGTCTACTTCGGCGAGTGCACCCCGGGCACCATCGTCGAGTCCGTCCCTGCCCCGGTGGGGCGGGTGGCCCACGAGCCGGTGGACTCGCACACGTACCTGCGGGCGAAACTGGACTCGATCACGGTGGACTGA
- a CDS encoding quinone oxidoreductase family protein gives MRAVQVQEYGGPEALRTVETEVPEPGPGQVSVDVAYTGVNFADLKARGEGYRVPSLPYVPGLEVSGRVRALGEGVSGVEVGQEVAALTNGGAYADVVVADATTVFPLPSGVDLRTAATLPTVLPTAYALVHAVGRLQPGETVLVQGAAGGVGTAVGQLAKAAGASGVFGVVSGAAKAKHALDHGYDDVFVASSAEFADEVRAATGGRGVDLALDPVGGETFRSSLASLAVFGRLVSFGNASSAEPWRVGQPELYPTGLSVSGFSILTLAQTAPGALRELTEKAFRAVAEGVVSLPVTAEFPLEQASEAHRLMGGRTSTGKLLLRVA, from the coding sequence ATGCGCGCGGTTCAGGTCCAGGAGTACGGCGGTCCCGAGGCCCTCAGGACGGTGGAGACGGAGGTGCCCGAACCGGGCCCCGGCCAGGTGAGCGTGGACGTGGCGTACACGGGGGTGAACTTCGCCGACCTCAAGGCGCGGGGCGAGGGCTACCGCGTGCCGTCACTGCCGTACGTCCCCGGCCTCGAGGTCTCGGGCCGGGTCCGGGCGCTCGGCGAGGGCGTGTCAGGGGTCGAGGTGGGCCAGGAGGTGGCGGCCCTCACGAACGGCGGCGCGTACGCGGACGTGGTGGTGGCCGACGCGACGACGGTCTTCCCGCTGCCGTCCGGCGTGGACCTCCGTACGGCCGCCACGCTGCCCACGGTCCTGCCGACCGCGTACGCCCTCGTGCACGCGGTGGGCAGGCTGCAGCCCGGCGAGACGGTTCTCGTGCAGGGCGCGGCGGGCGGAGTCGGCACTGCGGTGGGGCAGTTGGCGAAGGCGGCCGGAGCCTCCGGCGTGTTCGGGGTGGTGTCGGGCGCGGCGAAGGCCAAGCACGCGCTGGACCACGGCTACGACGACGTGTTCGTCGCCTCCTCCGCGGAGTTCGCGGACGAGGTGCGTGCGGCGACGGGCGGCCGGGGCGTCGACCTGGCCCTCGACCCGGTCGGCGGCGAGACCTTCAGGTCGTCCCTCGCCTCGCTGGCCGTCTTCGGCCGCCTGGTGTCGTTCGGCAACGCGAGCTCGGCCGAGCCGTGGCGGGTGGGCCAGCCGGAGCTGTACCCGACCGGCCTGTCGGTCTCCGGCTTCTCCATCCTGACCCTGGCCCAGACGGCGCCGGGCGCCCTGCGGGAGCTGACGGAGAAGGCGTTCCGGGCCGTGGCGGAGGGGGTCGTGTCCCTGCCGGTGACCGCGGAGTTCCCGCTGGAGCAGGCGTCCGAGGCCCACCGGCTGATGGGCGGACGGACGAGCACGGGGAAGCTGTTGCTGCGGGTCGCGTAA
- a CDS encoding CU044_5270 family protein: MSTIPEKDLPPGRHRVLREHLMREINGETPPEPVRRIWRRPAFVAPVVAAALSVAVVIGASVTRDAASDGPPRPHSGASERPERRSSQSPAHLLERVAVAAAKLPTGVEGDEFVYTKTDNYHWKMDPEKTVGDCDRTLEGHAWGVRERWESVDGQHVGLSREHKTGGGVVERPIAKQLPGKHSINFYEQALELPTDTEGMHRWLYGLDPGEKPSGKRSADEAAFVKASGLLTGSLLPPKTAAAFYRAVAKIPGLIVLEGARDAAGRTGVAVAMDGVSAIGFGQGGEPRSELIFDQKTLAYMGQSTVNLSAPENRCQPLEAGDLVGSVAILERAVVDKKGERP, from the coding sequence GTGAGCACGATTCCCGAGAAGGACCTCCCGCCGGGCCGTCACCGCGTCCTGAGGGAGCATCTGATGCGCGAGATCAACGGGGAGACCCCGCCCGAGCCCGTACGCAGGATCTGGCGCCGCCCGGCGTTCGTGGCCCCGGTGGTGGCCGCGGCCCTTTCGGTCGCCGTCGTCATCGGGGCCAGCGTGACCCGGGACGCGGCCTCGGACGGGCCGCCCAGGCCGCACTCCGGAGCGTCGGAACGTCCGGAGCGCAGGAGCTCGCAGAGCCCGGCCCATCTGCTGGAGCGGGTCGCCGTGGCTGCCGCGAAGCTGCCGACCGGGGTCGAGGGTGACGAGTTCGTCTACACGAAGACCGACAACTACCACTGGAAGATGGACCCCGAAAAGACGGTGGGGGACTGCGACAGGACCTTGGAGGGCCACGCCTGGGGCGTACGGGAGCGCTGGGAGTCCGTCGACGGTCAGCACGTGGGCCTCTCGCGGGAGCACAAGACCGGCGGCGGGGTCGTGGAGCGGCCCATCGCCAAGCAACTGCCCGGCAAGCACTCGATCAACTTCTACGAGCAGGCGTTGGAACTCCCCACCGACACGGAGGGGATGCACCGCTGGCTCTACGGGCTCGACCCCGGTGAGAAGCCCTCCGGCAAGCGGTCCGCCGACGAGGCCGCCTTCGTGAAGGCGAGCGGTCTGCTCACCGGCAGCCTCCTGCCGCCGAAGACCGCCGCCGCGTTCTACCGGGCCGTCGCGAAGATCCCCGGCCTGATCGTCCTCGAAGGCGCCCGGGACGCGGCGGGCCGCACCGGGGTGGCCGTCGCCATGGACGGAGTCTCCGCCATCGGCTTCGGGCAGGGGGGCGAGCCCCGCTCCGAGCTGATCTTCGACCAGAAGACACTCGCCTACATGGGACAGAGCACGGTGAACCTCTCCGCCCCGGAAAACCGGTGCCAACCCCTCGAGGCGGGCGACCTCGTGGGCTCGGTCGCCATCCTGGAACGGGCTGTCGTCGACAAGAAGGGCGAGCGGCCGTAG
- a CDS encoding VOC family protein, translating to MSLVTTIQPDGTPTWIDLRVSDPERATEFYGALFGWEYAPDSAGTGLGTVCLLRGRPVAAIAQAPATTNPGWTMYFATADCDGTAKRVADAGGSVLTAPADIGEHGRAAVAEDPVGARFGLWEARAHVGCEIVNEPDSLVRNDLVTPDPEPARAFYTAVFDYTLDRNETLPDLDFTFLRRQDGHEIGGIFGFPVAPGSVWATTFEVADTDAVVGRAVAAGGTAGTPEDTPYGRSATITDPFGVEFSVITRPA from the coding sequence ATGAGCCTCGTCACCACCATCCAGCCGGACGGTACGCCCACGTGGATCGACCTGCGGGTGTCCGACCCCGAACGCGCGACGGAGTTCTACGGCGCGCTCTTCGGGTGGGAGTACGCGCCGGACTCCGCGGGGACCGGCCTCGGCACGGTCTGTCTGCTGCGAGGGCGCCCGGTCGCGGCCATCGCGCAGGCCCCGGCGACCACGAACCCCGGCTGGACCATGTACTTCGCGACGGCGGACTGCGACGGCACCGCCAAGCGGGTCGCCGACGCGGGCGGATCCGTGCTCACGGCTCCTGCGGACATCGGCGAGCACGGCCGCGCGGCCGTCGCCGAGGACCCGGTCGGCGCCCGCTTCGGCCTCTGGGAGGCGCGGGCCCACGTCGGCTGCGAGATCGTGAACGAGCCCGACTCGCTCGTACGGAACGACCTGGTCACCCCGGACCCCGAGCCCGCCCGGGCCTTCTACACGGCCGTGTTCGACTACACCCTGGACCGCAACGAGACCCTCCCGGACCTCGACTTCACCTTCCTGCGCCGCCAGGACGGCCACGAGATCGGCGGCATCTTCGGCTTCCCGGTCGCCCCCGGGTCCGTCTGGGCGACCACCTTCGAGGTGGCCGACACGGACGCCGTCGTCGGGCGTGCCGTCGCCGCGGGCGGCACCGCCGGCACCCCCGAGGACACCCCGTACGGCCGGAGCGCCACCATCACGGACCCCTTCGGAGTGGAGTTCTCGGTCATCACCAGGCCCGCCTAG
- a CDS encoding GbsR/MarR family transcriptional regulator: MPGGRLTQQERQQIALGLADGLAYAEIARRLDRPTSTITREVMRNGGPTGYRADLAHRATERRAHRRRQAEPRGSQAPEQAHGRDAEAVREYEETLTTVFMQSGTPKMMARVMAALCISDSGSLTASELVQRLQVSPASISKAVAFLESQGLIRRERDERRRERYVVDDDIWYQSMMASARSVAQIAETARNGVGVLGRDTPAATRLESIARFLDFISESTARAADQAREVLHTKPESPPRGTGE, translated from the coding sequence ATGCCGGGAGGCAGACTCACCCAGCAGGAACGTCAGCAGATCGCGCTGGGTCTGGCCGACGGGCTCGCCTACGCGGAGATCGCGAGGCGTCTCGACCGTCCGACCTCGACGATCACGCGTGAGGTGATGCGCAACGGCGGCCCCACCGGCTACCGCGCCGACCTGGCCCACCGGGCCACCGAGCGCCGCGCCCACCGGCGCAGGCAGGCCGAGCCCCGGGGGTCGCAGGCGCCCGAGCAGGCCCATGGGCGCGACGCCGAGGCCGTGCGCGAGTACGAGGAGACGCTCACCACCGTTTTCATGCAGTCGGGCACGCCCAAGATGATGGCCCGGGTGATGGCCGCCCTCTGTATCAGCGACTCGGGCAGTCTCACGGCGTCCGAACTCGTCCAGCGCCTCCAGGTCAGTCCGGCGTCCATCTCCAAAGCGGTCGCGTTCCTGGAGAGCCAGGGCCTCATCCGCCGGGAACGGGACGAACGCCGCCGCGAGCGCTATGTCGTCGACGACGACATCTGGTACCAGTCCATGATGGCCAGCGCCCGCAGTGTCGCCCAGATCGCCGAGACGGCGCGGAACGGCGTCGGCGTCCTCGGCCGCGACACCCCGGCCGCCACTCGCCTGGAGAGCATCGCCCGCTTCCTCGACTTCATCTCCGAGAGCACCGCCCGCGCCGCGGACCAGGCCCGCGAAGTCCTCCACACGAAACCCGAATCGCCCCCGCGCGGCACCGGCGAGTGA
- a CDS encoding RNA polymerase sigma factor: protein METNQGDRPSRRELRARIRAGDAEAFGGLFDAYARSVYNHAFRLTGDWSGAEDIVSLTFLEAWRLRERLDAEGGSPRPWLLGIATNVARNTRRAARRHTAAVARLPPAEAERDFADEVAARIDDEEYLRSVRVAVDRLRRPEREVLALCVWGGLDYAAAAEALGIPVGTVRSRLSRARTKLAAELADGRGQVRDGRPSVAGPIQEGNK, encoded by the coding sequence GTGGAGACGAATCAGGGGGACCGTCCGAGCCGGCGGGAGTTGCGCGCCCGGATACGGGCTGGGGACGCGGAGGCGTTCGGTGGGCTCTTCGACGCGTACGCGCGCTCCGTCTACAACCACGCGTTCCGGCTGACGGGGGACTGGTCGGGGGCCGAGGACATCGTGTCGCTGACGTTCCTGGAGGCCTGGCGGCTGCGGGAGCGGCTGGACGCGGAGGGCGGTTCGCCGCGGCCGTGGCTGCTCGGCATCGCCACGAACGTGGCCCGCAACACCCGCCGGGCCGCCCGGCGTCACACGGCGGCGGTGGCACGGCTGCCGCCCGCCGAGGCCGAGCGCGACTTCGCCGACGAGGTCGCCGCCCGGATCGACGACGAGGAGTACCTCAGGTCCGTACGCGTCGCCGTCGACCGGCTGCGCCGGCCCGAGCGCGAGGTGCTCGCGCTGTGCGTCTGGGGCGGCCTCGACTACGCGGCAGCCGCGGAGGCGCTCGGCATCCCGGTCGGCACGGTGCGCTCCCGGCTCTCCCGGGCGCGTACGAAGCTCGCGGCGGAACTCGCCGACGGGCGCGGACAGGTGAGGGATGGCCGCCCGTCCGTGGCCGGGCCCATCCAGGAGGGGAACAAGTGA
- a CDS encoding GNAT family N-acetyltransferase has product MTDLRVEQVRVDDESPLEDWRHVHNVIVPPAAMDLDEVRERAGRNHLEVAYRDDILVGCTTVRPPTDDTATATVIARVLPAHRHQGLGEQLYVRALAQARELGARRIETVVLAANTEGLRFAERHGFVEFDRYTLPGESALWIDLRLA; this is encoded by the coding sequence ATGACTGATCTTCGTGTCGAGCAGGTCAGAGTCGACGACGAGTCCCCCCTCGAAGACTGGCGGCACGTTCACAACGTGATCGTGCCGCCGGCCGCCATGGACCTCGACGAGGTACGGGAACGCGCCGGCCGGAACCACCTGGAGGTCGCCTACCGCGACGACATCCTCGTCGGATGTACGACAGTGCGCCCACCCACGGACGACACGGCGACGGCCACCGTGATCGCCCGCGTACTCCCCGCCCACCGCCACCAGGGACTCGGCGAGCAGCTCTACGTACGAGCACTGGCGCAGGCACGCGAACTCGGCGCCCGGCGGATCGAGACAGTCGTACTGGCCGCCAACACAGAAGGACTCCGGTTCGCGGAACGGCACGGATTCGTCGAGTTCGACCGGTACACCCTGCCGGGCGAGAGCGCGCTGTGGATCGATCTACGGCTGGCGTGA
- a CDS encoding nuclear transport factor 2 family protein has translation MPDTAAVNSPGPGDPRPSPREVLARYQQAMLDGSADDLADLYAVDAVHEFPFLFPGMPERYQGREEVRAGYRAAWGASPARPREIRDVVVHDSTDPEVITVEQVVTGTVTTTGRSFSFPGLLVIRVHDGLITHVRDYMDGLGVAHAMGRLPAVVTALSQ, from the coding sequence ATGCCGGACACAGCAGCCGTGAACTCCCCCGGTCCCGGCGACCCCCGCCCCAGCCCGCGCGAGGTCCTGGCCCGCTATCAGCAGGCGATGCTCGACGGTTCCGCGGACGACCTGGCCGACCTCTACGCGGTGGACGCCGTCCACGAGTTCCCGTTCCTCTTCCCCGGCATGCCCGAGCGGTACCAGGGGCGCGAGGAGGTACGTGCGGGCTACCGGGCGGCCTGGGGCGCGAGCCCGGCGCGACCGCGGGAGATCCGTGACGTCGTCGTGCACGACAGCACCGACCCCGAGGTGATCACCGTCGAGCAGGTCGTCACCGGGACCGTGACCACGACCGGCCGGTCCTTCAGCTTCCCCGGCCTGCTGGTGATCCGGGTCCACGACGGCCTGATCACGCATGTCCGCGACTACATGGACGGACTCGGTGTGGCGCATGCCATGGGCCGCCTGCCGGCGGTGGTGACCGCGCTGTCCCAGTAG
- a CDS encoding ABC transporter permease yields the protein MSSLALAVRDSSTMLRRNLLHARRYPSLTLNLLLTPIMLLLLFVYVFGDTMSAGIVGGGGPDRSAYIAYLVPGLLLMTIGSTTIGTAVSVSNDMSEGIIARFRTMAIHRPSVLVGHVVGSVLQSVISVVLVGAVAVAIGFRSTDATAMEWLAAFGLLVLFALALTWIAVGMGLISPNAEAASNNAMPLIFLPLISSAFVPVGSMPGWFQPVAEYQPFTPAIETLRGLLLGTEIGHNGWLAIAWCLGLAVLGYFWSTAKFNSDPK from the coding sequence ATGAGCTCCCTCGCCCTCGCCGTACGCGACTCGTCCACGATGCTGCGCCGCAACCTCCTGCACGCCCGGCGCTACCCGTCCCTCACCCTGAACCTGCTGCTCACCCCGATCATGCTGCTGCTGCTCTTCGTCTACGTCTTCGGCGACACGATGAGCGCGGGCATAGTCGGTGGCGGCGGTCCGGACCGGTCCGCGTACATCGCGTATCTCGTCCCGGGTCTGCTGCTGATGACCATCGGCAGCACGACCATCGGCACCGCGGTGTCCGTCTCCAACGACATGTCCGAGGGCATCATCGCCCGCTTCCGCACGATGGCGATCCACCGCCCTTCGGTGCTCGTCGGACACGTCGTCGGCAGCGTGCTGCAGTCGGTCATCAGCGTGGTCCTCGTCGGGGCCGTCGCCGTGGCCATCGGCTTCCGGTCCACGGACGCGACCGCCATGGAGTGGCTGGCGGCGTTCGGACTGCTCGTGCTGTTCGCCCTGGCGCTCACCTGGATCGCGGTCGGCATGGGCCTGATCAGCCCGAACGCCGAAGCCGCCAGCAACAACGCGATGCCGCTGATCTTCCTGCCCCTGATCTCCAGCGCCTTCGTCCCGGTCGGCTCCATGCCGGGCTGGTTCCAGCCGGTCGCCGAGTACCAGCCCTTCACGCCGGCCATCGAGACCCTGCGCGGGCTGCTGCTCGGCACCGAGATCGGCCACAACGGCTGGCTCGCGATCGCCTGGTGCCTGGGTCTCGCGGTCCTCGGCTACTTCTGGTCGACCGCGAAGTTCAACAGCGACCCGAAGTAA
- a CDS encoding nucleoside deaminase yields MDQAQARAWLATAVEEARTGLDEGGIPIGAALYGADGTLLGRGHNRRVQDGDPSTHAETAAFRNAGRQRTYKGTTMVTTLSPCWYCSGLVRQFGISRVVVGEAETFHGGHDWLAEHGVEIVLLDDPECTALMRDFIKDRPELWNEDIGE; encoded by the coding sequence ATGGATCAGGCACAGGCACGCGCATGGCTGGCCACCGCTGTCGAGGAGGCACGCACGGGGCTCGACGAGGGCGGCATCCCCATCGGGGCCGCGTTGTACGGAGCGGACGGCACCCTGCTGGGGCGCGGCCACAACCGGCGCGTCCAGGACGGCGACCCGTCGACGCACGCGGAGACGGCCGCCTTCCGGAACGCGGGACGGCAGCGTACGTACAAGGGCACGACGATGGTGACCACCCTCTCCCCCTGCTGGTACTGCAGCGGTCTCGTCCGGCAGTTCGGGATCTCCCGGGTCGTCGTCGGGGAGGCCGAGACCTTCCACGGCGGGCACGACTGGCTCGCCGAGCACGGCGTGGAGATCGTGCTCCTCGACGACCCCGAGTGCACCGCCCTGATGCGCGACTTCATCAAGGACCGACCCGAGCTGTGGAATGAGGACATCGGTGAGTGA
- a CDS encoding DUF4097 family beta strand repeat-containing protein: MQKFDTPAAISAVLDIPAGRIRLIAADRADTTVEVLPADASNSRDVKAAEQTEVAYGDDGVLRIEATPAKNRILGHSGSVEVTVQLPVGSRIEAKTAAGEFRGVGRLGDVAFEGAQGSVKLDETASARLTLLAGDIAVGRLGGDAEISTQKGGIHIAEAVRGAVELRTEAGDISVGAARGVSGSLDAGTTYGRITNALKNTDGADAGLNIRATTSYGDITARSL, from the coding sequence ATGCAGAAGTTCGACACCCCCGCCGCGATCTCCGCCGTTCTCGACATCCCCGCGGGACGCATCCGGCTCATCGCCGCCGACCGGGCCGACACCACGGTCGAGGTCCTGCCGGCGGACGCCTCGAACAGCCGCGACGTGAAGGCGGCGGAGCAGACCGAGGTCGCGTACGGCGACGACGGTGTCCTGCGGATCGAGGCCACACCGGCGAAGAACCGGATCCTCGGCCACTCCGGATCCGTCGAGGTGACCGTCCAGCTCCCCGTCGGCTCCCGCATCGAGGCGAAGACGGCCGCCGGCGAGTTCCGGGGCGTCGGACGGCTCGGTGACGTCGCCTTCGAGGGCGCGCAGGGCTCGGTCAAGCTCGACGAGACCGCGAGTGCCCGCCTCACCCTCCTCGCCGGTGACATCGCGGTCGGCCGCCTGGGCGGCGACGCGGAGATCAGCACCCAGAAGGGCGGCATCCACATCGCCGAGGCCGTGCGCGGCGCGGTCGAGCTGCGCACCGAGGCCGGCGACATCTCGGTCGGCGCCGCACGCGGAGTCTCCGGCTCCCTGGACGCCGGCACCACCTACGGCCGGATCACCAACGCGCTCAAGAACACCGACGGCGCCGACGCCGGCCTGAACATCCGCGCGACCACCTCCTACGGCGACATCACCGCCCGCAGCCTCTGA